GGATTGAAGCTTCGCAAATTTCCCAAGGCGGACATCGACAAGCGGGTCCACGAGGCTGCGAAGATTCTCGACATCGAACATTTACTAGACCGGAAACCAAAGGCGCTGTCCGGTGGTCAACGCCAACGTGTCGCGTTGGGCCGCGCAATTGTCCGTGAACCGCAAGTGTTCCTCATGGACGAACCGCTGTCCAACTTGGACGCGAAGCTGCGTGTTCAAATGCGTGCGGAAATCCGTAAACTGCACCAACGCCTGCAAACGACGATGATTTATGTCACACACGATCAAACGGAAGCCATGACGATGGGCGATCGCATCTGCGTCATGAAAGACGGTATCATTCAACAGGCTGATACACCGCAAGTCGTGTACAGTCAGCCGAAAAATATGTTTGTCGCTGGTTTCATCGGCTCACCCGCAATGAACTTTATCCAGGGCGAAATCGTAGCTGAGGGAGATAAGTTCTACTTCCGTGCACCGTCCGTTTCCATCTTGCTGCCGGAGGGGCGCTATGGGCTGTTGAAGAGCTCCGGTGTCGTCGGGAAGCAGGTTGTTCTCGGAGTGCGTCCAGAAGATCTGCACAACGAAGAAGTATTCATGTCCACCTATCCGGATGCCGTTCTCGACAGCAAAGTTGAAGTCGTCGAGCACATGGGTTCGGAAATGTATCTGCACTTGGGTGTCGGGGCCCAATCCATCATCGCGCGCGTCAATTCGCGTTTCCACTTCCATCCTGGCAGTGAAGT
This is a stretch of genomic DNA from Alicyclobacillus dauci. It encodes these proteins:
- a CDS encoding ABC transporter ATP-binding protein, which translates into the protein MARVQLNHIYKTYSGTSDPTVKDFNLDIQDKEFVVFVGPSGCGKTTTLRMIAGLEDITGGDLLIGERRVNDVAPKDRDIAMVFQNYALYPHMSVYQNMAFGLKLRKFPKADIDKRVHEAAKILDIEHLLDRKPKALSGGQRQRVALGRAIVREPQVFLMDEPLSNLDAKLRVQMRAEIRKLHQRLQTTMIYVTHDQTEAMTMGDRICVMKDGIIQQADTPQVVYSQPKNMFVAGFIGSPAMNFIQGEIVAEGDKFYFRAPSVSILLPEGRYGLLKSSGVVGKQVVLGVRPEDLHNEEVFMSTYPDAVLDSKVEVVEHMGSEMYLHLGVGAQSIIARVNSRFHFHPGSEVKLAVDLNKIHIFDTETEESIGFASVSQKQPEVTV